One window from the genome of Rhodopseudomonas sp. P2A-2r encodes:
- a CDS encoding thioredoxin family protein translates to MAAVAWLPSAVASDTVVPFSPAAFKAAQASGSPILVEIHADWCPTCKAQKPILERLTSNAKFKDLKVFRVDFDAQKADVKAFGAQMQSTLIVFKGAKEEGRSVGDTKEASIASLLDKSL, encoded by the coding sequence ATGGCTGCCGTCGCATGGTTGCCGTCAGCGGTCGCCAGCGACACGGTTGTTCCGTTTTCACCGGCGGCCTTCAAGGCCGCGCAGGCGTCGGGCAGCCCGATCCTGGTCGAGATCCACGCCGACTGGTGCCCGACTTGCAAGGCACAGAAGCCGATCCTGGAGCGCCTGACCTCGAATGCGAAGTTCAAGGACCTGAAGGTGTTCCGGGTCGATTTCGATGCGCAGAAGGCCGATGTCAAAGCGTTCGGCGCGCAGATGCAGTCGACCCTGATTGTCTTCAAGGGCGCCAAGGAAGAAGGCCGCTCGGTCGGCGACACCAAGGAAGCGTCAATCGCATCGCTGCTCGACAAGAGCCTCTAG
- a CDS encoding PAN domain-containing protein, whose amino-acid sequence MSRNCLIRACWAAFALLALVAGPAGGQTNFDRPGADYSRSLSRSGDPAECALMCERDRRCRAWSFNYPSDKSEDAVCWLKDKVPPRIESFCCVSGVRGAGVIERRTGPVETSIDRFGGDYKNFEIKPDDKTRSDEACRSACESDNKCRAWTYARPGYAGRGAHCFLKDDIKPPRRRPGFTSGVVR is encoded by the coding sequence ATGTCGAGGAACTGCCTGATCAGAGCGTGCTGGGCCGCGTTCGCCCTGCTGGCACTGGTGGCTGGACCGGCAGGCGGGCAGACCAATTTCGACCGCCCCGGCGCCGACTATTCGCGCTCGCTGTCGCGGTCCGGCGATCCTGCCGAATGCGCGCTGATGTGCGAACGCGATCGCCGCTGCCGTGCCTGGAGTTTCAACTATCCGAGCGACAAATCCGAAGATGCGGTGTGCTGGCTGAAAGACAAGGTGCCGCCGCGCATCGAAAGCTTCTGCTGCGTCTCCGGCGTCCGTGGCGCCGGTGTCATCGAGCGGCGCACCGGTCCGGTGGAGACCTCCATCGACCGCTTCGGCGGCGACTACAAGAACTTCGAGATCAAGCCGGACGACAAGACCCGCAGCGACGAAGCCTGCCGCTCTGCCTGCGAATCCGACAACAAATGCCGCGCCTGGACCTATGCACGGCCCGGCTACGCCGGCCGCGGCGCGCATTGTTTCCTGAAGGACGACATCAAGCCGCCGCGACGCAGGCCGGGATTCACCTCTGGCGTGGTGCGGTAA
- a CDS encoding glutamate--cysteine ligase: protein MARDQIDMTPLQSRDELVAWIEAGVKPPSEFRIGTEHEKTPFTLQGHHPVPYAGGRGIEALLEGMKLLLGWEPIMEGKHIIGLYDVTGGGAISLEPGGQFELSGAPVETVHQTQSELMAHLAQVREVATPLGIGFLGLGMTPSWSREQIPVMPKGRYKIMTNYMPKVGQYGLDMMYRTCTVQTNLDFSSEADMVKKLRVSVALQPIATALFANSPFTEGKPNGFLSFRSEIWRDTDNARSGMIPWAFEDGMGFERWVDYALDVPMYFVKRGDEYIDVSGSSFRDFFAGCNKMMPGEKPTLSDWANHLSTIFPEVRLKRYLEMRGADGVPWGRLPALPAFWVGLLYDDVSLDAAWEMVKDWTAEERQSLRDQVPTLGFKAKIGDRYLFEIAKECMALAHAGLRRRGRLDQGGRDESRHLEPLDRIIDAGKSPAEEMLDKFHGSWQHSVEPAYAEYRF from the coding sequence ATGGCGCGTGACCAGATCGATATGACGCCGCTGCAGTCGCGCGACGAACTCGTGGCGTGGATCGAGGCCGGCGTGAAGCCGCCGTCGGAATTCCGCATCGGCACCGAGCACGAGAAGACGCCGTTCACCCTGCAGGGCCACCACCCAGTGCCCTATGCCGGCGGCCGCGGCATCGAGGCGCTGCTGGAGGGCATGAAGCTGCTGCTCGGCTGGGAGCCGATCATGGAGGGCAAGCATATCATCGGCCTCTATGACGTGACCGGCGGCGGCGCCATCTCGCTGGAGCCCGGCGGCCAGTTCGAACTGTCCGGCGCGCCGGTAGAGACCGTGCACCAGACCCAGTCCGAGCTGATGGCGCATCTGGCGCAGGTGCGCGAAGTCGCCACTCCGCTCGGCATCGGCTTCCTCGGGCTCGGCATGACGCCATCGTGGTCGCGCGAGCAGATCCCGGTGATGCCCAAGGGCCGCTACAAGATCATGACCAACTACATGCCGAAGGTCGGCCAATACGGCCTCGACATGATGTATCGCACCTGCACTGTGCAGACCAACCTCGACTTCTCCTCGGAAGCCGACATGGTCAAGAAGCTGCGCGTCTCCGTGGCGCTGCAGCCGATCGCCACCGCATTGTTCGCCAATTCGCCGTTCACCGAAGGCAAGCCGAACGGCTTCCTGTCGTTCCGCTCGGAGATCTGGCGCGACACCGACAATGCCCGCTCCGGCATGATCCCGTGGGCGTTCGAGGACGGCATGGGATTCGAGCGCTGGGTCGATTATGCCCTCGACGTTCCCATGTATTTCGTCAAGCGCGGCGACGAGTACATCGACGTGTCCGGCTCCTCGTTCCGCGATTTCTTTGCCGGCTGCAACAAGATGATGCCCGGCGAAAAGCCGACCCTGTCGGACTGGGCCAACCACCTGTCGACGATCTTTCCGGAGGTGCGGCTGAAGCGCTACCTGGAGATGCGCGGCGCCGACGGCGTGCCGTGGGGCCGCTTGCCGGCGCTGCCGGCCTTCTGGGTCGGGCTGCTCTATGACGACGTTTCGCTCGACGCCGCCTGGGAGATGGTCAAGGACTGGACCGCCGAGGAGCGTCAGTCGCTGCGCGACCAGGTGCCGACGCTCGGGTTCAAGGCCAAGATCGGCGACCGCTACCTGTTCGAGATCGCCAAGGAGTGCATGGCGCTGGCCCATGCCGGGCTGCGCCGCCGCGGCCGGCTCGACCAGGGCGGCCGCGACGAGTCGCGGCACCTCGAGCCGCTCGACCGCATCATCGACGCCGGGAAGTCCCCGGCCGAGGAGATGCTGGACAAGTTCCACGGCTCCTGGCAGCACTCGGTGGAACCGGCCTACGCGGAATATCGCTTCTAG
- a CDS encoding MarR family winged helix-turn-helix transcriptional regulator, with amino-acid sequence MKRKPSLEATAAWIRLVRVQSRVLDAVEQDLKRAGFPPLAWYDALLELSRAPSGEMRPVELEKQMLIPQYSTSRLIDRLVDEGLAARRECKMDKRGLFVEITETGRDLQKRMCCAYSTAIEKHVGSKLSDSDAAKLCGLLDRLGCACQEAAVPAARDAASAR; translated from the coding sequence ATGAAACGCAAACCCTCCCTTGAGGCCACAGCCGCCTGGATCCGCCTGGTGCGGGTGCAGAGCCGGGTGCTGGACGCCGTTGAGCAGGATCTCAAGCGCGCCGGCTTCCCGCCGCTGGCGTGGTACGACGCGCTGCTCGAGCTGTCGCGCGCGCCGTCCGGCGAAATGCGGCCCGTGGAATTGGAAAAGCAGATGCTGATCCCGCAATATTCGACCTCGCGGCTGATCGACCGGCTGGTGGACGAGGGGCTTGCCGCGCGCCGCGAATGCAAGATGGACAAGCGTGGGCTGTTCGTGGAGATCACCGAAACCGGGCGCGACCTGCAGAAGCGGATGTGCTGCGCCTATTCCACCGCCATCGAGAAGCACGTCGGCTCGAAATTGTCGGATTCCGACGCCGCCAAATTGTGCGGCCTGCTCGACCGGCTCGGCTGCGCATGCCAAGAAGCGGCGGTGCCGGCCGCCAGAGACGCCGCGTCGGCCCGATGA
- the gstA gene encoding glutathione transferase GstA, with protein sequence MKLYYSPGACSLSPHIALLEAGLPYDLVKVDLKAKKLENGDDYLAINPKGQVPALGLDNGEMVTEGPVIVQYIADQASTKNLAPAQGSDARRHLQQWLTYINGELHKNFSPLFQPAFDDTVKGFFKTRLMGKFKYIDDSLAGRDYLLGKDFSVADGYLFVMLAWADRMSIDLSEFKNLMAYKARVAARPKVQEALTKEGLMKAA encoded by the coding sequence ATGAAGCTGTATTATTCGCCCGGCGCCTGCTCCCTGTCGCCGCATATCGCACTTCTGGAAGCGGGTCTCCCCTACGACCTCGTCAAGGTCGACCTCAAGGCCAAGAAGCTGGAAAACGGCGACGACTATCTCGCCATCAATCCCAAGGGCCAGGTGCCGGCGCTCGGCCTCGACAATGGCGAGATGGTCACCGAGGGTCCGGTGATCGTGCAGTACATCGCCGACCAGGCCTCGACCAAGAACCTGGCGCCGGCACAGGGCAGCGATGCCCGCCGCCATCTGCAGCAATGGCTGACCTACATCAACGGCGAGTTGCACAAGAATTTCAGCCCGCTGTTCCAGCCCGCCTTCGACGACACCGTGAAGGGCTTCTTCAAGACCCGCTTGATGGGCAAGTTCAAGTATATCGATGACTCGCTTGCCGGTCGCGACTACCTGCTAGGCAAGGATTTCAGCGTCGCCGACGGCTATCTGTTCGTCATGCTGGCCTGGGCCGACCGGATGAGCATCGACCTCTCGGAGTTCAAGAACCTGATGGCATACAAGGCCCGCGTCGCGGCGCGGCCGAAGGTGCAGGAAGCGCTGACCAAGGAAGGCCTGATGAAGGCGGCGTGA
- a CDS encoding methyltransferase domain-containing protein: MLNNPTSTISADDSQDLSDITCCPRCRSPIAFQGAQSRCSNAECEYARAGFPMVDGQQVLIDFEASIFERATYHNHSGSVLDRDVQNHSIGSRLHRFTFGKNPVADANCRSFIALAKSRSARPLILVIGGAKVGLGAGPLYDDPALNVVGTDVFSSPYTTLVADAHRLPFVDQSFDGVWIQAVLEHVLDPINVVSEIHRVLRKDGLVYAETPFMQQVHERAYDFTRYTQSGHRWLFKSFTEISAGPVTGGGVALLWSIRYLVRAFGVGDGVSRLAALPFFWVRFFDGFGSRRAKADAASGLFFLGRRSEQDLEPGSMPQYYDRQNRAGN; this comes from the coding sequence ATGCTGAACAATCCGACATCCACGATTTCGGCTGATGACAGCCAGGATTTGAGCGACATCACCTGTTGCCCCCGCTGCAGATCCCCCATCGCCTTTCAGGGCGCGCAATCCCGTTGCTCGAATGCGGAATGCGAATACGCCCGCGCGGGATTTCCCATGGTCGACGGGCAGCAAGTTCTCATCGATTTCGAGGCCAGCATTTTCGAGCGTGCGACCTATCATAACCACAGCGGCTCGGTGCTCGACCGCGATGTCCAGAACCATTCGATCGGCTCCCGGCTGCACCGGTTCACATTCGGCAAGAACCCGGTCGCCGATGCGAACTGCAGATCATTCATCGCTTTGGCAAAAAGCCGATCCGCAAGGCCTCTCATCCTGGTGATCGGCGGGGCAAAGGTTGGCTTGGGCGCAGGGCCGCTCTACGACGACCCGGCCCTCAATGTGGTCGGAACGGATGTCTTTTCATCGCCCTACACCACGCTGGTGGCTGACGCCCATCGGCTGCCATTCGTGGATCAATCATTCGACGGTGTCTGGATTCAGGCTGTGCTTGAACATGTCCTCGATCCGATCAACGTGGTCTCGGAAATCCACCGGGTGCTTCGGAAAGACGGTCTGGTCTACGCCGAAACGCCGTTCATGCAGCAGGTCCACGAGCGGGCATACGACTTCACCCGCTATACCCAGAGCGGGCATCGCTGGCTGTTCAAGTCCTTTACGGAAATCAGCGCTGGGCCGGTGACCGGGGGCGGCGTCGCGCTGCTGTGGTCGATCCGGTATCTGGTCAGGGCGTTCGGCGTCGGAGATGGCGTGTCCCGCCTTGCCGCCCTGCCGTTCTTCTGGGTCAGATTTTTCGACGGCTTCGGCAGTCGCCGGGCCAAGGCTGACGCCGCCAGCGGCCTGTTCTTTCTCGGGCGGCGCTCGGAGCAGGATCTGGAGCCGGGTTCAATGCCGCAATATTACGATCGACAGAACCGGGCCGGGAACTGA
- a CDS encoding 3-hydroxyacyl-CoA dehydrogenase NAD-binding domain-containing protein → MAHTNFKIETDADGVAVVTWDIPGRSMNVLDVTTIEELGAIVDQVTADTAIKGVIVTSGKDAFSAGADLSMLEGMNKAFAAARKEHGEEAAQKLLFDESRKLSLTLRKIETSGKPWVAAINGLAMGGAFELTLACHYRVAADNPKTRLGLPEIKVGLFPGGGGTQRIARMLQPQDTMQMLLKGEAINLTKAKAMKLVDAVVPAADMISAAKEWIKAGGKAVAPWDEKGFKLPGGPVYSKQGMQMFPAGNAIYRRETFDNYPAARAIMQCVYEGLQLPMDAALRVESRYFAKILQSKEAAAMIRSLFISMQELTKGARRPQNVPPTKVKKLAVIGAGFMGASVGFVSARGGMDVVLIDRDQASADKGLGHCEAAIDALISKGRAKEADKAALMARITATADFDVIKDCDLVIEAVFEDRAVKAEIYKKVQPLLKEGAIIASNTSTLPINSLAEEFTDQSKFIGIHFFSPVEKMMLVEIIVGKNTGDVALATALDYVRVIGKTPIVVNDSRGFFANRCVLRFTAEGLEMLMEGVPPAMIENTAKMAGMPVGPLSLSDEIALDLVLKIMKATEADLGAQAVDQAQKKLIVEMVEKQERFGRKNGKGFYEYPPKGKGSKSLWQGLGALVPKPVDPDTLDVEELKQRFLVVQAVEAARTVEDHVITDPREADVGSILGFGFAPFTGGTLSYIDFMGTKKFVELCHKLEAKYGSRFTPPKLLEDMAAKGETFYGRFPPKKLAAA, encoded by the coding sequence ATGGCCCATACGAACTTCAAGATCGAAACCGACGCCGACGGTGTTGCGGTTGTCACCTGGGACATTCCCGGCCGTTCGATGAATGTGCTCGACGTCACCACCATCGAAGAACTCGGCGCCATCGTCGACCAGGTCACCGCCGATACCGCCATCAAGGGCGTCATCGTCACGTCGGGCAAGGACGCGTTTTCCGCCGGTGCCGACCTGTCGATGCTGGAGGGCATGAACAAGGCCTTCGCCGCCGCCCGTAAGGAGCACGGCGAGGAAGCCGCGCAAAAGTTGCTGTTCGACGAGAGCCGCAAGCTGTCGCTGACGCTGCGCAAGATCGAGACCTCCGGCAAGCCGTGGGTCGCGGCCATCAACGGCCTGGCGATGGGCGGCGCATTCGAACTGACGCTGGCGTGCCACTACCGTGTCGCGGCGGATAATCCGAAGACCCGGCTCGGTCTGCCCGAGATCAAGGTCGGCCTGTTTCCCGGCGGCGGCGGCACACAGCGCATCGCGCGCATGCTGCAGCCGCAGGACACCATGCAGATGCTGCTGAAGGGCGAGGCGATCAACCTCACCAAGGCCAAGGCGATGAAGTTGGTCGATGCGGTGGTGCCTGCCGCCGACATGATTTCTGCCGCCAAGGAATGGATCAAGGCCGGCGGCAAGGCCGTGGCGCCGTGGGACGAGAAGGGTTTTAAATTGCCCGGCGGCCCGGTGTACTCGAAGCAGGGCATGCAGATGTTCCCGGCCGGCAACGCCATCTATCGCCGCGAGACGTTCGACAATTATCCGGCGGCCCGCGCCATCATGCAGTGCGTCTATGAAGGCCTGCAGCTGCCGATGGATGCCGCGCTGCGCGTCGAGTCGCGCTACTTCGCCAAGATCCTGCAGAGCAAGGAAGCGGCGGCGATGATCCGCAGCCTGTTCATCTCCATGCAGGAACTGACCAAGGGTGCGCGCCGTCCGCAGAACGTGCCGCCGACCAAGGTCAAGAAGCTTGCGGTCATCGGTGCCGGCTTCATGGGCGCCTCGGTCGGCTTCGTCTCGGCGCGCGGCGGCATGGACGTGGTGCTGATCGATCGCGACCAGGCCAGCGCCGACAAGGGTCTCGGCCATTGCGAGGCGGCCATCGATGCGCTGATCAGCAAGGGTCGCGCCAAGGAAGCCGACAAGGCGGCGCTGATGGCCAGGATCACCGCCACCGCCGACTTCGACGTGATCAAGGACTGCGACCTCGTCATCGAGGCGGTGTTCGAGGATCGTGCGGTGAAAGCCGAGATCTACAAGAAGGTGCAGCCGCTCCTGAAGGAAGGCGCGATCATTGCGTCGAACACCTCGACGCTGCCGATCAACTCGCTGGCCGAAGAGTTTACCGACCAGTCGAAGTTCATCGGCATCCACTTCTTCTCCCCGGTGGAGAAGATGATGCTGGTGGAGATCATCGTCGGCAAGAACACCGGCGACGTGGCGCTGGCCACCGCGCTGGACTACGTCCGCGTGATCGGCAAGACGCCGATCGTGGTCAACGACTCCCGCGGCTTCTTCGCCAACCGCTGCGTGTTGCGCTTCACCGCCGAAGGGCTGGAAATGCTGATGGAAGGCGTGCCGCCGGCGATGATCGAGAACACCGCCAAGATGGCCGGCATGCCGGTCGGGCCATTGTCGCTGTCGGATGAAATCGCGCTCGATCTGGTGCTGAAGATCATGAAGGCCACCGAGGCCGATCTCGGCGCCCAGGCCGTCGACCAGGCGCAGAAGAAGCTGATCGTCGAGATGGTCGAGAAGCAGGAGCGTTTCGGCCGCAAGAACGGCAAGGGCTTTTACGAGTATCCGCCCAAGGGCAAGGGCTCGAAGAGCCTGTGGCAGGGGCTGGGCGCGCTGGTGCCGAAGCCGGTCGATCCCGATACGCTGGATGTCGAGGAGCTGAAGCAACGCTTCCTCGTCGTGCAGGCGGTGGAAGCCGCGCGCACAGTGGAGGATCACGTGATTACCGATCCGCGCGAGGCCGATGTCGGCTCGATCCTCGGCTTCGGCTTCGCGCCGTTCACCGGCGGCACGCTGAGCTACATCGACTTCATGGGCACCAAGAAGTTCGTGGAGTTGTGCCACAAGCTGGAGGCGAAATACGGCTCGCGCTTCACCCCGCCGAAGCTGCTCGAAGACATGGCCGCCAAGGGCGAGACCTTCTACGGCCGCTTCCCGCCGAAGAAGCTGGCGGCGGCGTAG
- a CDS encoding EAL domain-containing protein: MGNVCAGCRDDFTLPFAFKMAFQPIVDLKANRVWGYEALVRGVNGESAYSILDQVTHDNRYRFDQAARVMAIETAGDLYAGRDLRLAINFMPNAVYEPTACIQKSLAAAERVDFPHHNLMFEFTENERIEDAAHVRKIVETYRKFGIWTALDDFGAGYAGLSLLSRMQPDLIKIDMELLRDIHLSRAKQAIVAGIVGIARELDIAVLGEGVENDLELTVLRAAGISLFQGYHFAKPALMRLPDVPLIDGPMMIRNVS; encoded by the coding sequence ATGGGCAACGTGTGTGCCGGATGTCGCGACGACTTCACGCTTCCATTCGCGTTCAAGATGGCATTCCAGCCGATCGTCGATCTCAAGGCCAACCGGGTCTGGGGCTACGAGGCGCTGGTGCGCGGCGTCAACGGCGAGTCCGCCTATTCGATTCTCGACCAGGTCACCCACGACAACCGCTACCGCTTCGATCAGGCGGCCCGGGTGATGGCGATCGAGACGGCCGGTGATTTGTATGCGGGACGCGACCTTCGGCTGGCGATCAACTTCATGCCGAACGCGGTCTACGAGCCGACCGCCTGCATTCAGAAATCGCTCGCAGCGGCCGAACGCGTCGACTTTCCGCACCATAACCTGATGTTCGAGTTCACCGAGAACGAGCGGATAGAAGATGCCGCCCATGTGCGGAAAATTGTCGAGACCTATCGCAAATTCGGCATCTGGACCGCACTGGATGATTTCGGCGCCGGCTATGCCGGGCTCAGCCTGCTGTCGCGGATGCAGCCGGACCTGATCAAGATCGACATGGAACTGCTGCGCGACATTCATCTCAGCCGCGCCAAGCAGGCGATCGTCGCCGGCATCGTAGGCATCGCGCGCGAGCTCGACATCGCCGTGCTCGGCGAAGGTGTCGAGAACGACCTTGAACTGACCGTGCTGCGCGCTGCCGGCATCTCGCTGTTCCAGGGCTATCATTTCGCCAAGCCTGCTTTGATGAGGCTGCCCGATGTGCCGTTGATCGATGGGCCCATGATGATCCGCAATGTGAGTTGA
- a CDS encoding acetyl-CoA C-acetyltransferase: MPEAYIYDHVRTPRGRGKADGALHEVTALALATAPLKALKARNNLQPHVIDDVILGCVDPVGEAGGDIARMAALSAGYGNDVPGIQVNRFCASGLDAVNFAAAQVMSGQHAMTIGGGAESMSRVGLGASGGAWPVDPSIAVPAYFMPQGISADLIATKYGFSRDDVDAYAVQSQQRSAKSWDEGRFDKSVIPVKDINGLTILAKDEHMRPSTTMQSLAALQPSFVAMAQMGGFDAVAIQSHPEIEKLNYVHHAGNSSGIVDGAAAVLLGSKEAGEKAGLKPRAKIRAFANIGSEPAMMLTGPVDVTKKVLERSGMKLEDIDLFELNEAFASVVLRFMQAFEIDNDKINVCGGAIALGHPLGATGAMILGTVLDELERTGKSTALVTLCIGGGMGTATIIERV; encoded by the coding sequence ATGCCCGAGGCCTATATCTACGATCACGTGCGCACCCCGCGCGGCCGCGGCAAGGCCGACGGCGCGCTGCATGAAGTGACCGCGCTGGCGCTGGCCACCGCGCCGCTGAAGGCGCTGAAGGCACGCAACAACCTGCAGCCCCACGTCATCGACGACGTGATCCTCGGCTGCGTCGATCCGGTCGGCGAGGCCGGCGGCGACATCGCCCGCATGGCGGCGCTGTCGGCGGGCTACGGCAACGACGTGCCTGGCATCCAGGTCAACCGCTTCTGCGCCTCCGGCCTCGACGCGGTGAATTTCGCCGCTGCGCAGGTGATGTCGGGCCAGCACGCCATGACCATCGGCGGCGGCGCCGAATCGATGAGCCGCGTCGGCCTCGGCGCCTCCGGCGGCGCCTGGCCAGTAGATCCGTCCATCGCCGTGCCGGCTTACTTCATGCCGCAGGGCATCTCCGCCGACCTGATTGCCACCAAATACGGTTTCTCCCGCGACGACGTCGATGCCTATGCGGTGCAGAGCCAGCAGCGCTCCGCCAAATCCTGGGACGAAGGCCGCTTCGACAAGTCGGTGATCCCCGTCAAGGATATCAACGGCCTGACCATTCTGGCCAAGGACGAGCACATGCGGCCGTCGACGACGATGCAGTCGCTGGCGGCACTGCAGCCGTCCTTCGTGGCGATGGCCCAGATGGGCGGCTTCGATGCGGTGGCGATCCAGTCGCATCCGGAAATCGAGAAGCTGAACTACGTGCACCACGCCGGCAACTCGTCGGGCATCGTCGACGGCGCGGCAGCGGTGCTGCTCGGTAGCAAGGAAGCCGGCGAAAAAGCTGGCCTTAAGCCGCGCGCAAAAATCCGCGCCTTCGCCAATATCGGCTCCGAGCCGGCGATGATGCTGACCGGTCCGGTGGATGTGACGAAGAAGGTGCTGGAACGCTCCGGCATGAAGCTCGAGGACATCGATCTGTTCGAGCTCAACGAGGCCTTCGCCTCGGTGGTGCTGCGCTTCATGCAGGCGTTCGAGATCGACAACGACAAGATCAACGTCTGCGGCGGCGCCATCGCCCTCGGTCATCCGCTCGGCGCCACCGGCGCCATGATCCTCGGCACCGTGCTCGACGAACTCGAACGCACCGGCAAGTCCACCGCGTTGGTGACCCTCTGCATTGGCGGCGGCATGGGAACGGCCACCATCATCGAGCGGGTGTAG
- a CDS encoding nuclear transport factor 2 family protein encodes MTGLDRWYAYMREHDRAALWDLLHPDAVFESPVVHTPQRGRDIVFKYLVSAEQVLGGPGFAYRGEWRNDTGVVLEFDTKLEGIAINGADIITFDGDGRITHFKVMVRPLKAINLLHRLMGEQLARQPAIST; translated from the coding sequence ATGACCGGACTCGACAGGTGGTACGCCTACATGCGCGAGCACGATCGCGCCGCGCTGTGGGATCTGCTGCATCCTGACGCGGTGTTCGAGAGCCCCGTCGTACATACGCCGCAACGCGGCCGTGATATCGTCTTCAAATATCTCGTCAGTGCCGAGCAAGTGCTGGGCGGTCCCGGCTTCGCCTATCGCGGCGAGTGGCGCAACGACACCGGCGTCGTCCTGGAATTCGATACCAAGCTCGAAGGCATCGCGATCAATGGCGCCGACATCATCACCTTCGATGGCGACGGCCGCATCACGCACTTCAAAGTCATGGTGCGCCCACTCAAGGCCATCAACCTTCTGCACCGCCTGATGGGCGAACAGCTTGCCCGCCAGCCAGCGATTTCCACTTAA